In Flavobacterium gelatinilyticum, a genomic segment contains:
- a CDS encoding AbiH family protein has product MHTLYIIGNGFDLFNGLKTRYADFHNFVIQNFPDLENKIENYFLFETDDKYLWKNFENDLATFQYENLLGDLNNIDVQSESFKPSEVFGLEDEINEEVEHLIDDIKDAFREWIEELELPAKKKGLAKIKEDANFINFNYTDTLEVLYSVPISKILYIHNKANDYTSELIFGHGMLQQRDPAKEELDEFGDSNRTLFTDSENAARYPFYALIKNTASILDSNSTYFDNIKFF; this is encoded by the coding sequence ATGCATACTTTATATATTATCGGCAATGGCTTTGACCTATTTAATGGTCTTAAAACACGTTATGCCGATTTTCACAATTTTGTAATTCAAAATTTCCCAGATTTAGAGAATAAAATTGAAAATTACTTTTTATTCGAAACAGACGATAAATATCTATGGAAGAACTTCGAAAATGATTTAGCGACATTTCAATACGAAAACCTACTAGGTGACCTAAACAATATTGATGTTCAAAGCGAAAGCTTCAAGCCCAGCGAAGTATTTGGTTTGGAAGATGAAATAAATGAAGAAGTTGAGCATTTGATTGATGATATTAAAGATGCATTTAGAGAATGGATAGAAGAACTTGAACTTCCAGCTAAAAAAAAAGGATTGGCTAAAATTAAAGAAGATGCAAATTTTATAAACTTTAATTACACGGATACTTTAGAGGTGCTTTATTCGGTTCCTATTAGTAAAATTCTATACATCCATAATAAAGCCAACGATTACACCTCTGAACTAATTTTTGGTCATGGTATGTTACAGCAGAGGGATCCTGCAAAAGAAGAGCTTGATGAGTTTGGAGACTCTAACAGAACTTTATTTACGGATTCCGAAAATGCTGCCAGATATCCATTTTATGCTTTAATAAAAAATACCGCCTCGATTTTAGATAGCAACTCTACTTATTTCGATAATATTAAATTCTTTTAA